The following proteins are encoded in a genomic region of Candida albicans SC5314 chromosome 4, complete sequence:
- the HWP1 gene encoding adhesin factor HWP1 (Hyphal cell wall protein; host transglutaminase substrate; opaque-, a-specific, alpha-factor induced; at MTLa side of conjugation tube; virulence complicated by URA3 effects; Bcr1-repressed in RPMI a/a biofilms; Spider biofilm induced) — translation MRLSTAQLIAIAYYMLSIGATVPQVDGQGETEEALIQKRSYDYYQEPCDDYPQQQQQQEPCDYPQQQQQEEPCDYPQQQPQEPCDYPQQPQEPCDYPQQPQEPCDYPQQPQEPCDNPPQPDVPCDNPPQPDVPCDNPPQPDVPCDNPPQPDVPCDNPPQPDQPDDNPPIPNIPTDWIPNIPTDWIPDIPEKPTTPATTPNIPATTTTSESSSSSSSSSSSTTPKTSASTTPESSVPATTPNTSVPTTSSESTTPATSPESSVPVTSGSSILATTSESSSAPATTPNTSVPTTTTEAKSSSTPLTTTTEHDTTVVTVTSCSNSVCTESEVTTGVIVITSKDTIYTTYCPLTETTPVSTAPATETPTGTVSTSTEQSTTVITVTSCSESSCTESEVTTGVVVVTSEETVYTTFCPLTENTPGTDSTPEASIPPMETIPAGSEPSMPAGETSPAVPKSDVPATESAPVPEMTPAGSQPSIPAGETSPAVPKSDVSATESAPAPEMTPAGTETKPAAPKSSAPATEPSPVAPGTESAPAGPGASSSPKSSVLASETSPIAPGAETAPAGSSGAITIPESSAVVSTTEGAIPTTLESVPLMQPSANYSSVAPISTFEGAGNNMRLTFGAAIIGIAAFLI, via the coding sequence ATGAGATTATCAACTGCTCAACTTATTGCTATCGCTTATTACATGTTATCAATTGGGGCCACTGTCCCACAGGTAGACGGTCAAGGTGAAACAGAGGAAGCTCTTATTCAAAAGAGATCTTATGATTACTATCAAGAACCATGTGATGATTacccacaacaacaacaacaacaagagcCTTGTGATTacccacaacaacaacagcaggAAGAACCTTGTGATTacccacaacaacaaccacaagaGCCATGTGACTATCCACAACAGCCACAAGAACCTTGTGACTACccacaacaaccacaagaACCTTGTGACTACccacaacaaccacaagaACCTTGCGACAATCCACCTCAACCTGATGTTCCTTGTGACAATCCTCCTCAACCTGATGTTCCTTGTGACAATCCTCCTCAACCTGATGTTCCTTGTGACAATCCTCCTCAACCTGATGTTCCTTGTGACAATCCTCCTCAACCTGATCAGCCTGATGACAATCCTCCTATTCCAAACATTCCAACCGATTGGATTCCAAATATTCCAACTGATTGGATCCCAGATATCCCAGAAAAGCCAACAACTCCAGCTACTACTCCAAACATTCCTGCTACAACTACTACTTCtgaatcatcatcttcttcttcttcttcatcatcatctacTACTCCAAAAACTTCTGCTTCAACTACACCTGAATCTTCTGTTCCAGCTACCACTCCAAACACTTCTGTTCCAACAACTTCTTCAGAATCAACTACTCCAGCTACTAGCCCAGAAAGTTCTGTTCCAGTTACTTCTGGATCATCTATTTTAGCTACCACTTCAGAATCATCATCTGCTCCAGCTACTACTCCAAATACATCTGTTCCAACCACTACTACTGAAGCCAAATCATCAAGTACTCCAttaactactactactgaaCATGATACAACTGTTGTCACTGTTACTTCATGTTCTAACAGTGTTTGTACCGAAAGTGAAGTTACTACTGGTGTTATTGTCATCACATCTAAAGATACTATTTACACCACTTACTGTCCATTGACTGAAACTACTCCAGTTTCTACTGCTCCAGCCACTGAAACACCAACTGGTACAGTATCCACTTCTACTGAACAATCAACTACTGTTATTACTGTTACTTCATGTTCTGAAAGCTCTTGTACCGAATCTGAAGTTACTActggtgttgttgttgttacttCTGAGGAAACTGTCTACACTACATTCTGTCCATTGACTGAAAACACTCCAGGTACTGATTCAACTCCAGAAGCTTCCATTCCACCTATGGAAACAATTCCTGCTGGTTCAGAACCATCCATGCCTGCCGGTGAAACCTCTCCAGCTGTTCCAAAATCAGATGTTCCAGCTACTGAATCAGCTCCAGTTCCTGAAATGACTCCAGCTGGTTCACAACCATCTATTCCTGCCGGTGAAACCTCTCCAGCTGTTCCAAAATCAGATGTTTCAGCTACTGAATCTGCTCCTGCTCCTGAAATGACTCCAGCTGGTACTGAAACTAAACCAGCTGCTCCAAAATCATCAGCTCCTGCCACTGAACCTTCCCCAGTTGCTCCAGGTACTGAATCTGCACCAGCTGGTCCAGgtgcttcttcttctccaaAATCTTCTGTTTTGGCTAGTGAAACCTCACCAATTGCTCCAGGTGCTGAAACTGCTCCAGCTGGCTCAAGTGGTGCTATTACTATTCCGGAATCTAGTGCTGTCGTCTCTACGACTGAAGGTGCTATTCCAACTACATTAGAATCAGTTCCACTCATGCAACCATCTGCCAATTACTCAAGTGTCGCTCCTATTTCTACATTTGAAGGTGCTGGTAACAACATGAGATTGACTTTCGGTGCTGCTATTATTGGTATTGCTGCATTCTTGATCTAA
- a CDS encoding uncharacterized protein (Ortholog of C. dubliniensis CD36 : Cd36_43350, C. parapsilosis CDC317 : CPAR2_403560, Debaryomyces hansenii CBS767 : DEHA2A08250g and Pichia stipitis Pignal : PICST_29838): protein MSKQDPPPDYTNRTSDNYNPDTTDNHNIPPPFTTHPIEVHPPPFSSSTSPNIRVPAYFQNQTTSGWTIVINNRFWTDGFRIFVSEDASNKFDAFKKSKNPEIIQLQEQGIGVPLFKAVTSYIPLATKFITFRRYVPTNLHPFDIDKDYYDYCIVKRKLHVGYDSYIFEFTPDPKQPKLNFQVILFSHSILPIHDYIYKGERHRWIDESNLRGFKARWQVKYGFKHTYLIDGQPALTDNWDGKSDKLNKDKKNPYLDNFLKMKFSVSSRFPKQEYYGPHCTDTLGEAEAFFKLGYAELKIDDLGRGIPEGDDDNGDDVNYESIFSIPEDELVTICIATVLKRQKDIEEEKKNRRKRSN from the coding sequence ATGTCAAAACAAGATCCACCTCCAGATTATACAAATAGGACATCAGATAATTATAACCCAGATACAACTGATAATCATAATATTCCTCCACCTTTCACTACCCATCCTATAGAGGTTCATCCACCACCATTCTCCTCTTCTACTTCACCTAATATCCGTGTGCCAgcatattttcaaaatcaaactacTTCAGGATGGACAATAGTAATAAATAATCGATTTTGGACTGATGGATTCAGGATATTTGTTTCTGAAGATGCATCTAATAAGTTTGATGCctttaaaaaaagtaaaaatcCCGAAATAATACAATTACAAGAACAAGGTATTGGAGTGCCATTATTTAAAGCTGTCACGTCATATATTCCTTTAGCAACTAAATTTATAACGTTTAGAAGATATGTCCCTACTAATTTACATccatttgatattgataaagattattatgattattGTATTGTTAAACGGAAATTACACGTTGGATATGATAGTtatatatttgaatttactCCTGATCCTAAACaaccaaaattgaattttcaaGTGATATTATTTTCTCATTCAATACTACCGATTCAtgattatatatataaggGAGAAAGACATCGATGGATTGATGAATCGAATTTAAGAGGATTTAAAGCACGTTGGCAAGTTAAATATGGTTTCAAACATActtatttaattgatggtCAACCAGCATTAACTGATAATTGGGATGGTAAAAGTGATAAACttaataaagataaaaaaaatccttatttagataattttttaaaaatgaaattttctGTACTGTCAAGATTCCCCAAACAGGAATATTATGGTCCTCATTGTACAGATACATTGGGAGAAGCAGAagcttttttcaaattgggtTATGCTGAActtaaaattgatgatttaggTAGAGGAATTCCTGaaggtgatgatgataatggtgatgatgTTAATTATGAAagtattttttcaataccGGAAGATGAATTGGTAACAATTTGTATAGCAACTGTGTTGAAACGAcaaaaagatattgaagaagaaaagaaaaatagaagGAAAAGAtcaaattaa
- the OSH3 gene encoding oxysterol-binding protein related protein (Protein required for wild-type filamentation; has oxysterol binding protein domain and pleckstrin homology motif; overproducton suppresses cph1 homozygous null filamnetation defect; similar to S. cerevisiae Osh3p) produces METLEVHSKDFLIKWINAPDNSIIDWEAKPLKKSINFSFYKKKEESLNQSETSLLDTNSTAALEPPTAIAPPPQRTRSRSASTASVNQFTKSNDVYRSKSRASTLLSINESDLILIKNYNKLVANELIHGKFEVEKGGMFAFVFDNSFSKTIAKSVQFSAKIVSKSKSEEHIAQQKVVAEVHDQHLFDENDVAPGETLQSIMLKKRRKKLQGFTKRYFVLNFGRETLSYFKVDDNKLRGQMPVKDCIVSANPSSREFIIDSGMEVWHLKAINKADFNAWVNAFNTVKKEETVVPTSTTEESDSKEPVIASTPLGASNSELQLIAQKLAQLKTENPSPLANEIHQDFLNLLTRAKGQSSSSPGSADVQSVFSSDFHDAVDHFDETGVYFLDDEGKIQEDEEVADDGESSSEEEEEEDEEFVQVAPSGVHADQGIVQDKELPQPTVEADDDNLYPLPHDPVSRSSDIPICTHTPPSILSFVRKNVGKDLSTIAMPVTYNEPTTVLQKFAEMLEYPEVATNALISDFQDESGEKLLRVAAFALSYLSTQRAKERNKRKPFTPLLGETYELVREDLGFRLISEKVSHRPPVFAYHIDTEHWTLDYALSPGQKFWGKQSEVTTKGTVYLKDKSTGEVFTWTQPTTMIKNIIAGETYAEPTGSVTIKSSNGYKAVAEFAKGGMWSGRSEGVIVKAFDNRKKELTYSVEGNWTESFTLKTKSTEKTIWQAGELLPQYQKKFGFTEFAGTLNKITEMEKGKLAPTDSRNRPDLQLYEKGDTDTAETLKNKLEQDQRDRRKQLETAGEEHIPKFFKLKRNGPVDEAEWEFIQGEKSYWNRRKKGDWDDLIKLW; encoded by the coding sequence ATGGAAACTTTAGAAGTTCATTCCAAAGATTTCCTTATTAAATGGATTAATGCTCCagataattcaattatcGATTGGGAAGCTaaaccattgaaaaaatcaatcaatttttcattttataaaaagaaagaagaatcaCTCAATCAATCAGAAACGTCTTTATTAGATACAAATTCAACTGCTGCACTTGAACCACCAACTGCAATtgcaccaccaccacaaagAACAAGGTCTAGATCTGCCTCGACTGCTTCAGTCAATCAATTTACTAAATCAAATGACGTTTATCGATCAAAATCTAGAGCTTCAACtttattatcaatcaatgaatcagatttaatattaatcaagaattataataaattagttgccaatgaattgattcatGGGAAATTTGAAGTAGAAAAAGGTGGGATGTTTGcctttgtttttgataattcattttcGAAAACAATTGCTAAACTGGTTCAATTTTCTGCTAAAATCGTTAGTAAATCTAAATCAGAAGAACATATTGCTCAACAAAAAGTTGTTGCTGAAGTTCATGATCAAcatttatttgatgaaaatgacgTTGCTCCAGGAGAAACTTTACAAAGTAtcatgttgaaaaaaagaagaaagaaattacAAGGTTTTACTAAACGTTATTTTGTATTGAATTTTGGTAGAGAAACTTTGTCTTATTTTAaagttgatgataataagTTGAGAGGTCAAATGCCAGTGAAAGACTGTATAGTATCGGCCAATCCATCTTCTCgtgaatttattattgattcagGGATGGAAGTTTGGCATTTGAAAGCAATTAATAAAGCTGATTTTAATGCTTGGGTTAATGCCTTTAATACTGttaaaaaggaagaaaCTGTTGTACCAACGTCGACCACCGAAGAAAGTGATTCAAAAGAACCTGTTATTGCAAGTACTCCATTAGGTGCATCTAATTCTGAATTACAATTGATTGCACAAAAATTAGCACAATTGAAAACGGAAAATCCATCACCTTTAGCTAATGAAATTCATCAAGATTTCCTTAATTTACTTACAAGGGCCAAAGGACAAAGTTCCTCTTCACCTGGTTCAGCTGATGTTCAATCAGTGTTTTCTTCCGATTTCCATGATGCTGTTGATCATTTTGACGAAACTGGTGTTTACTTTTTGGATGATGAAGGTAAAATccaagaagatgaagaagtcGCTGACGATGGAGAAAGTTCgtcagaagaagaagaagaagaggatgAGGAGTTTGTACAAGTTGCTCCTAGTGGTGTACATGCAGATCAAGGAATTGTTCAAGATAAGGAGTTGCCTCAACCAACAGTTGAAGCTGATGATGACAACTTGTATCCATTACCACACGATCCAGTTTCAAGATCTTCAGATATTCCAATATGTACCCATACACCACCCTCAATATTGAGTTTTGTGCGTAAGAATGTTGGTAAAGATTTATCTACTATAGCAATGCCTGTTACTTACAATGAACCCACCACTGTGCTACAAAAATTTGCTGAAATGCTTGAATATCCTGAAGTTGCCACTAATGCTTTAATCTCTGATTTCCAAGATGAATCAGgagaaaaattattacGTGTGGCTGCATTTGCTTTGAGTTATCTTTCTACACAACGTgccaaagaaagaaataagCGTAAACCTTTCACTCCATTATTAGGAGAAACTTATGAATTAGTACGAGAAGATCTCGGGTTTAGATTAATATCGGAAAAAGTTAGTCATAGACCACCAGTGTTTGCTTACCATATTGATACTGAACATTGGACTCTTGATTATGCTTTATCACCAGGTCAAAAATTCTGGGGTAAACAATCTGAAGTTACCACTAAAGGTACGGTATATTTGAAGGATAAATCAACTGGTGAAGTGTTTACATGGACTCAACCAACCACTATGATTAAGAATATTATTGCTGGTGAAACATATGCTGAACCAACAGGATCAGTAACAATCAAATCCTCAAATGGTTATAAAGCTGTAGCTGAATTTGCCAAAGGTGGTATGTGGAGTGGTAGATCAGAAGGTGTTATTGTGAAGGCATTTGACAATAGAAAGAAGGAATTGACATATAGTGTTGAAGGTAATTGGACTGAATCATTTACATTAAAGACTAAATCCACTGAAAAGACTATATGGCAAGCTGGGGAATTATTACCAcaatatcaaaagaaatttggTTTTACAGAATTTGCTGGTACTTTAAATAAGATTACTGAAATGGAAAAGGGTAAACTTGCACCTACGGATTCTAGAAATAGACCCGATTTACAACTTTATGAAAAGGGAGATACAGACACTGCAGaaactttgaaaaacaaattagaACAAGATCAAAGAGACagaagaaaacaattaGAAACTGCTGGTGAAGAACATATTCCAAAATTCTTTAAACTTAAAAGAAATGGACCTGTAGATGAAGCAGAATGGGAATTTATTCAAGGTGAAAAAAGTTATTGGaatagaagaaagaaaggtGACTGGgatgatttgattaaattgtGGTAA
- a CDS encoding uncharacterized protein (Protein of unknown function; planktonic growth-induced gene), with protein sequence MSSTKETTHEPIPDETETQDIPEYDDTTTAIVDFPTSFNFLDTNDSPDIRNTKYKSPTDHLNCPICQQPFINPLTTICGHTYCKECIYECFKMAKTNNNSRTDELTGYCPLDRTPLDGANINDLFPTPLIITNLIDELKVYCANHERGCDWVGTRWELEHHVKDICQYTGVRCNGLRSDGSICQLIIERRFEDKESSKCVHLKFECEFCKTKITKITETKHLEQECLFNYKTCELCDNDMIPEKNMARHQENCRKIGRFICPAHEIGCKWIGTNETSLELHIENNCQLYHFLPTFTTMKDKMDSLVLENETLQKQINKMLDSIIQGKITNLGYSESIEEINKFESIEDQDKLVYLNFEIDRLKYEINERIIPFMNKSTVNERENMMNNLINDNFMIREDMNVQRMMINSLRKQLQFLLFSKNRNTTLSGGVGGANNMFPSMFPTEESGLGEIYETVSRSNSEERLNLKL encoded by the coding sequence ATGTCATCTACAAAAGAAACTACTCATGAACCTATACCTGATGAAACTGAAACCCAAGACATTCCAGAATACGATGATACAACAACAGCGATAGTTGATTTCCCCacttcattcaattttctAGATACAAATGATAGTCCTGATATTCGTAATACCAAATACAAGTCACCAACGGATCATTTGAACTGTCCTATTTGTCAACAACCATTTATTAACCCACTAACAACTATTTGTGGCCATACGTATTGTAAAGAATGCATATATGAATGTTTCAAAATggcaaaaacaaataataatagtcGAACCGATGAATTAACTGGTTATTGTCCTTTGGATAGAACTCCTTTAGATGGAGCCAAtatcaatgatttatttCCAACTccattaataataacaaactTGATAGATGAACTTAAAGTTTATTGTGCCAACCATGAACGAGGTTGTGATTGGGTGGGGACAAGATGGGAATTAGAACATCATGTTAAAGATATTTGTCAATATACTGGGGTGCGATGTAATGGTTTAAGATCAGATGGATCAATTTGTCAACTTATTATTGAACGAAGATTTGAAGATAAAGAATCGTCTAAATGTGttcatttaaaatttgaatgtgaattttgtaaaaccaaaatcaCGAAAATAACTGAAACGAAACATCTTGAACAAGAATGTTTATTTAATTACAAAACTTGTGAATTATGTGATAATGATATGATACCAGAGAAAAATATGGCACGACACCAAGAGAATTGTCGAAAAATAGGTAGATTCATATGTCCAGCTCATGAAATTGGATGCAAATGGATTGGAACAAATGAAACTTCATTGGAACTTCATATAGAAAATAATTGTCAACTATATCATTTCTTACCCACTTTTACTACAATGAAAGATAAAATGGATTCATTAGTTTTGGAAAATGAAACATTACAAAAGCAAATAAATAAGATGTTagattcaataattcaaGGAAAAATCACCAATTTAGGATATAgtgaatcaattgaagaaatcaataaatttgaatcaatagAGGATCAAGATAAATTAGTgtatttaaattttgaaattgatcgattgaaatatgaaataaatgaaagaaTAATCCCATTTATGAATAAATCAACCGTTAATGAACGAGAAAATATGATGaataatttgatcaatgataattttaTGATAAGAGAGGATATGAATGTACAACGAATGATGATTAATAGTTTAAGGAAACAATTgcaatttttgttgttttccaAGAATAGAAATACCACTCTaagtggtggtgttggtggtgCCAATAATATGTTTCCATCTATGTTTCCTACTGAAGAACTGGGATTAGGTGAGATATATGAAACAGTTTCTCGAAGTAATTCTGAAGAAagattgaatttgaaattataa
- the CDR3 gene encoding Cdr3p (Transporter of the Pdr/Cdr family of the ATP-binding cassette superfamily; transports phospholipids out-to-in; expressed in opaque-phase cells; induced by macrophage interaction; fluconazole-repressed; Spider biofilm induced): MLGVIGAAPGTQANQDYFETWRNSPEYRAVQNELHRLEEMPGLASGEKEPDTNQAYAASFWKQYIFVVHRLFQQYWRTPSYIYSKFAMAVLCSLFNGFTYYKSQNSMQGLKNQMLSIFSMFVVLTTLAQQYVPLFVTQRDLYEARERPSKTFSWLAFIAAQITAEIPYQVLAATISFFSWYYPVGLYRNAVYSGAVTHRGVLMWLIMTLMFIYSSTLAQFCISWNQLADYAANWISLLLTISMIFCGVIATKDSMPKFWVFLYRCTPLTYLTSAMMSIGLGDSFVKCAPTEILTFPPQTPGVQKCQDYMGAYISIAGGYLLNPEATDNCKFCIMDKTNQFLDFMNISIHNFGRDTGIFIVFIVFNMAATVFSYWLFRVPKGNREKGSFFDKLPFLNGGGDTNHENV; encoded by the coding sequence ATGTTGGGTGTTATTGGTGCTGCTCCTGGTACACAAGCAAATCaagattattttgaaacttgGAGAAACTCACCAGAATACCGGGCTGTACAAAATGAATTGCATCGTTTGGAAGAAATGCCAGGTTTAGCAAGTGGAGAAAAGGAACCAGATACCAACCAAGCATATGCTGCATCATTCTGGAAACAATATATCTTTGTTGTTCATAGATTGTTTCAACAATACTGGCGTACACCATCATATATTTATTCTAAGTTTGCCATGGCTGTGTTGTGTTCCTTGTTTAATGGATTCACATACTATAAATCACAAAATTCCATGCAAggtttgaaaaatcaaatgctTTCGATATTTTCCATGTTTGTTGTGTTGACTACATTAGCACAACAATATGTTCCATTGTTTGTTACTCAAAGAGATTTATATGAAGCAAGAGAAAGACCATCCAAGACATTTTCGTGGTTGGCATTTATTGCAGCACAAATCACTGCAGAAATACCTTATCAGGTTTTAGCAGCCACAATATCATTCTTTTCTTGGTATTATCCTGTTGGGTTGTATCGTAACGCTGTATATTCCGGTGCAGTAACCCATCGTGGTGTATTGATGTGGTTAATCATGACTTTGATGTTTATTTACAGTTCGACATTAGCGCAATTTTGTATCTCATGGAATCAATTAGCCGACTATGCAGCCAATTGGATTTCATTGTTATTGACAATTTCCATGATATTTTGTGGTGTCATTGCCACAAAAGACAGTATGCCAAAATTCTGGGTTTTCCTTTATCGTTGTACTCCATTGACTTATTTAACATCAGCTATGATGTCAATTGGATTGGGAGATTCGTTCGTTAAATGTGCACCAACGGAAATTTTGACTTTCCCACCACAAACCCCTGGAGTTCAAAAATGTCAGGATTATATGGGAGCCTATATTAGTATTGCTGGTggttatttattgaatccTGAAGCCACTGATAACTGTAAATTTTGTATCATGGATAAGACTAACcaatttttggattttATGAATATTTCCATTCATAATTTTGGTAGAGATACTGGTATTTTCATTGTGTTTATTGTCTTTAATATGGCTGCTACAGTATTTTCTTATTGGTTGTTCAGAGTTCCAAAAGGTAATAGAGAAAAGGGAAGCTTTTTCGATAAATTGCCATTCTTgaatggtggtggtgacaCCAATCATGAAAACGTTTAA